Proteins encoded by one window of bacterium:
- a CDS encoding SBBP repeat-containing protein — MYLRSSLVSIFMLCLLSATIIYAGNSSPISAVMSGGDDLRVTSSASSMPTAFTKNMGQWPDSILFRADAGGATMWFTKDGIYYQFSRHIPLPQSSEGALAAGLGPRQIDPADQLHQERDSVESIMLKAQFVGASPDAQVVGLDELEYKCNYFIGDERSNWHTDVPNFSGITYQQLYPGVDASFGARDGKMECRLTAATESSLAQVKTEYRGALSVTNESDGMATLQTTFGEMRFAGVLPVTESEMRGAMKTSAEAATGTWVLVYGTYLGSSAEDKGYGIAVDADGCAYVTGNTSSAGFPVLDPYQTHQGSSDIFVTKLNPAGDGLVFSTFIGGDSADGGNDVALDTEGNAYVTGTTYSPDFPTVNPFQTLQGATDAFVVKLSAAGNSLLFGTCLGGSIYDFSIRDIEDGTGIDVDANGNCYVIGSTNCVDFPLQNPLKAAKTGNFDVFVAKLAVDGGSLVYSTYFGGGDSEYGHAIAVSDAGNAYVTGDTKSTDFPIQNAIQMTYGGGEDAFVARFSGDGSSLIYSTYLGGLYWDEANDIAVDSGGSAYVVGKTGGEGFPLANPLQPQTGDESYFDMFLTKFSADGTSLYFSTYIGGPRHDFANSVALDSAGNIYIAGYHDTGLWPRPGSSSQPQSYTNDIMVVAVSSGGESLLYTGYLLPQSGSDAWEEAYAIAADGDGNTYVTGMTTWGGKLPFPDPYQPYQGNADAFVAKLAGPSADRDSDGLLDINDNCPLIANPGQEDTNNDGIGDACCCIGTTGNPSGSISQTPDLLDLTFVIAYLILTPSYPLPCPAEANTDGSGGVDLSDLSVLIAYLTQTGSPELAPCR; from the coding sequence ATGTATCTACGTTCATCGCTCGTGTCAATCTTCATGCTCTGTCTGTTGTCGGCGACAATAATCTACGCCGGTAACTCGAGTCCAATTTCTGCGGTAATGTCCGGTGGCGATGATCTGAGAGTCACATCCTCAGCTTCATCCATGCCAACTGCCTTCACCAAGAATATGGGGCAGTGGCCGGATTCCATTCTATTCCGGGCCGATGCCGGCGGCGCCACCATGTGGTTCACCAAAGACGGCATCTACTACCAGTTCAGCAGACATATTCCCCTTCCACAATCGAGCGAGGGTGCACTGGCGGCCGGCTTGGGACCACGGCAGATCGACCCCGCGGACCAGTTGCATCAAGAGCGAGATTCTGTCGAATCGATCATGCTCAAGGCGCAGTTTGTAGGAGCGAGTCCCGATGCACAGGTTGTCGGGCTGGATGAACTGGAGTACAAGTGCAATTACTTCATCGGCGATGAGCGATCGAACTGGCACACCGATGTTCCCAATTTCAGTGGGATCACCTACCAGCAGCTTTACCCCGGAGTGGATGCCTCGTTTGGCGCGCGGGATGGGAAGATGGAATGTCGCCTGACGGCGGCAACTGAGTCGAGCCTTGCGCAGGTGAAGACGGAGTATCGCGGCGCGCTGTCCGTGACGAATGAGAGCGACGGCATGGCCACGCTCCAGACCACATTTGGCGAGATGCGCTTCGCGGGAGTACTGCCGGTGACGGAGAGTGAGATGAGAGGGGCGATGAAAACGTCCGCTGAGGCGGCAACTGGCACATGGGTCCTGGTGTACGGGACGTATCTCGGGAGCAGTGCTGAGGACAAGGGGTACGGCATCGCGGTTGATGCTGATGGCTGCGCATATGTAACTGGCAATACATCCTCCGCAGGTTTCCCTGTTCTTGATCCATACCAGACACATCAGGGAAGTTCGGATATCTTTGTAACCAAGCTCAATCCTGCAGGCGATGGTCTGGTCTTCAGTACCTTCATCGGCGGAGACTCGGCTGATGGAGGCAACGATGTGGCGCTTGATACTGAAGGCAACGCTTATGTAACGGGAACAACGTATTCTCCGGATTTCCCGACCGTGAACCCCTTTCAAACACTCCAGGGGGCGACCGATGCGTTTGTGGTCAAGCTCTCCGCCGCGGGGAACAGTCTACTGTTTGGTACCTGCCTTGGCGGTAGCATCTATGACTTCAGTATTAGAGATATAGAGGATGGAACCGGGATCGACGTTGACGCGAATGGCAATTGCTATGTGATAGGATCAACCAATTGCGTAGACTTTCCCTTGCAGAATCCTCTGAAAGCGGCAAAGACGGGCAACTTTGACGTTTTTGTGGCAAAGTTAGCAGTTGATGGTGGAAGCCTGGTTTATAGTACGTACTTTGGCGGTGGCGACAGTGAATATGGACATGCCATTGCAGTTAGTGACGCCGGTAACGCCTACGTTACGGGAGATACCAAGTCAACCGACTTTCCTATACAGAATGCAATTCAGATGACTTACGGCGGTGGTGAAGATGCCTTCGTCGCCAGATTCTCCGGTGACGGTAGTAGTCTGATCTACAGCACATACCTGGGCGGGCTCTACTGGGACGAGGCAAATGACATAGCAGTGGATAGTGGCGGCAGCGCATATGTTGTAGGGAAAACAGGCGGTGAGGGGTTTCCACTAGCGAATCCGCTGCAACCACAAACTGGAGACGAGAGTTACTTCGACATGTTCTTGACCAAGTTTTCCGCTGATGGTACCAGTCTGTACTTTAGTACCTATATCGGCGGACCGAGGCATGATTTCGCCAATAGTGTGGCCCTCGATTCTGCCGGAAACATCTATATAGCCGGTTATCATGATACTGGCCTGTGGCCGCGCCCTGGTTCTTCTTCTCAACCACAATCGTATACGAATGATATTATGGTGGTCGCGGTTTCTTCCGGAGGAGAAAGTCTCCTTTACACCGGCTACCTTTTGCCTCAATCTGGTTCAGATGCTTGGGAGGAGGCTTATGCCATTGCCGCTGATGGCGACGGCAACACATACGTTACCGGGATGACAACATGGGGAGGAAAGCTACCGTTTCCAGATCCATATCAGCCCTATCAAGGCAATGCAGATGCTTTCGTGGCCAAATTGGCCGGCCCGTCCGCCGATCGGGACTCGGATGGTCTACTTGATATAAATGACAACTGCCCGCTCATCGCGAATCCCGGCCAGGAAGACACCAACAACGATGGCATTGGCGATGCCTGCTGTTGTATTGGTACGACTGGCAATCCGAGCGGTTCCATTTCACAGACTCCAGATTTGCTCGATCTTACGTTCGTGATTGCTTACTTGATACTCACACCCAGCTATCCACTACCGTGCCCTGCAGAGGCGAACACTGACGGCTCGGGCGGAGTGGACTTGTCTGATCTGTCGGTCCTGATTGCATATCTGACTCAAACAGGCTCGCCAGAACTTGCACCCTGCCGATAG
- a CDS encoding metallophosphoesterase: MKQFLRSIAHAILLAILSSLLRAAEPDSAAVKLSTDDGPHIFWQNDTTAQVIYFCDSALSTRQFVARDTIRFTGFCKDSAVDYRIPVGRHLPQPDQFEQITKLFAVSDIHGEYSSLVELLTAAKVIDTDLTWSFGDGHLVIVGDVFDRGPNVTECLWLIYRLEQEASAAGGAVHFLLGNHELMVMRGDLRYLNERYTEGIARRSRFKYDELFGPETELGRWLRSKHALLRLDRTLFVHGGLMPEFVKSRASIGEINEAARDGLDLSSVSLYFDAPTKRLYGSFGPLWYRGYTEGIEGSYPAAPTALIDSVLALCDVDQVVVGHTEHDTLSLFHDGKVIAIDVDVEALHGFQALVWEKGRFYRVSKSGELTPLQFKN; the protein is encoded by the coding sequence ATGAAACAGTTTCTTCGAAGCATCGCCCATGCAATTCTTCTAGCCATCCTGTCTTCACTGTTGCGCGCCGCGGAGCCAGATAGCGCCGCGGTCAAGCTGTCGACAGATGATGGTCCGCACATATTCTGGCAGAATGATACGACTGCCCAGGTGATCTACTTCTGCGACAGCGCACTATCGACTCGCCAGTTCGTGGCGCGGGATACGATCCGCTTCACCGGATTCTGCAAAGATTCTGCAGTTGACTATCGGATCCCGGTCGGTCGGCATCTGCCACAGCCGGACCAGTTCGAGCAAATCACCAAGTTGTTTGCAGTGAGTGATATCCATGGGGAATACAGTAGCCTCGTCGAGTTACTGACAGCGGCGAAAGTGATCGACACTGACCTCACGTGGTCATTTGGCGACGGTCATCTGGTCATAGTCGGGGATGTTTTCGATCGCGGTCCGAATGTCACCGAGTGCCTCTGGCTGATCTATCGCCTCGAACAGGAAGCATCGGCCGCGGGTGGCGCAGTGCACTTTCTGTTGGGGAATCATGAACTGATGGTGATGCGCGGGGATCTTCGGTATCTGAATGAACGGTACACTGAAGGGATTGCGCGGCGGTCGCGCTTCAAATACGATGAGCTTTTCGGACCGGAGACAGAACTTGGCCGGTGGCTCCGTTCCAAACATGCGCTGTTGCGACTCGACCGCACCCTCTTTGTGCATGGTGGATTGATGCCGGAGTTCGTGAAAAGCAGAGCAAGTATTGGTGAGATCAATGAAGCCGCCCGCGACGGACTGGATCTGTCATCGGTGAGCCTCTACTTTGACGCTCCGACCAAACGGTTGTATGGCTCATTCGGCCCGCTCTGGTATCGCGGATATACTGAAGGGATTGAGGGGTCCTACCCTGCCGCTCCGACTGCTCTGATCGATTCGGTGCTTGCGCTGTGCGATGTCGATCAGGTGGTGGTCGGACATACCGAACATGATACGCTTTCGCTCTTTCACGATGGCAAGGTGATCGCGATCGATGTGGATGTTGAGGCGCTGCACGGTTTTCAGGCGCTGGTTTGGGAGAAGGGTCGATTCTATCGCGTCTCGAAAAGCGGCGAGTTGACGCCGCTGCAATTCAAGAACTGA
- a CDS encoding T9SS type A sorting domain-containing protein: MRKLDFLKIVGAIFVFGLLFTGVPIQADSLTTPIRIATSTANSGPTLGIPRWKGYMSETDPNRFYAVYGNGSNRLGNISYTSNGGTTWGTNLIQVDPLGYLDMHTSVFGRGGNMYVTWPGRTTIMFRKFNAPINSNTDRGPLVTIANTTDAYRSNIMVQNTGRIWLFTRLGGSPNENVRYNYSDNDGASWTRGTAFATQHDDVRIGSMPYVGGNPALVVLYLDDPRGFQYYLWNGSSFVARPDHAIYPVNMGHVRSFTHNVINDTTMHLIFGLGTQLHHVWKNYANGSGAWNHQTIDNSSTTTDEEWYPISTVRGGELFVFYIKKTSSSDASGMVYYKKWNQSSRTWTAPVLVSTNTANQSNRDPNTTFHVPANSPYIPVYWRTGTGPFNIYFSKIVVGTSSPTQYTLTMSRTPTAGGTILPTSGTSQHSAGSVVNISATPASGYAFSSWTGGVTNPTALSTTVLMNSNKSVVANFVASPTPVITCPSGTVNLTSCFPATLQISLPISNQTQVTVPGASWSANQLSFAADTSGLYSYRVTATNANGSTVCQVSIRVTIGAATDFYLTDDDISVSNPGAVPGNTVTLSAVIHSDPRSRPATNLVVRFYNGDPLLGGARIGSDQTIASINGGQSRTVSVQYVLQAPVPRTIFVVIDPNVVKPECSKSNNIGELTIVGSPVTAWIHGSVSAGSNAMHGVTVNLFTDEGDLFQSATTDLFGDYYLDEIPNGGYVVEVNLPLGYGSVSPAAVPVALSGDGVVVNFELSDATNGAIADFWWWKRQIVAMRDGAPVESDMTRADIDQLGATIYEHFYARTDGFAIRIDGATNAGGTTRALTFLDIASLWIDDPSISIADRTRMHLLACLLNVASSRLSLRRVVTSDGATASQAITFIANRFMAGDTTDVTLWSNLSRINARTLIASGVIPLSTANIMYKPENNEDGETLPNGYSLSQNYPNPFNPTTTIEYALAAQATVQIHIYNVAGQRVRTLVDKDQSAGVHRIIWDGTDDNGNPVGSGIYFSRLTADNHTYTRKMTLLK; encoded by the coding sequence ATGCGAAAGTTAGACTTCCTGAAGATAGTTGGGGCAATATTTGTGTTCGGTCTCTTGTTCACAGGAGTACCGATTCAAGCTGATTCATTAACGACGCCGATCCGTATCGCGACATCAACAGCCAATAGCGGTCCTACGCTGGGGATCCCCCGCTGGAAAGGATACATGTCGGAGACGGATCCCAATCGATTTTATGCCGTTTATGGCAACGGCAGCAACAGGCTGGGAAATATCTCATATACCAGCAATGGTGGGACTACGTGGGGGACCAATCTTATACAGGTCGATCCGTTAGGCTATCTCGACATGCACACTTCCGTATTCGGCCGCGGCGGCAATATGTACGTCACCTGGCCGGGTCGCACCACCATCATGTTCCGCAAGTTCAATGCACCGATCAACAGCAACACCGACCGGGGACCGCTGGTGACGATCGCCAATACAACTGATGCCTATCGTTCCAATATCATGGTCCAGAATACAGGTCGTATCTGGTTGTTCACCCGGCTGGGCGGAAGCCCCAACGAAAATGTGCGCTACAATTATTCGGACAACGACGGTGCCAGTTGGACGCGCGGCACCGCCTTCGCCACACAACATGATGACGTGCGGATCGGTTCAATGCCCTATGTCGGAGGAAATCCAGCGCTGGTGGTCCTCTACCTTGACGATCCCCGCGGCTTCCAGTATTACCTCTGGAATGGATCATCGTTTGTCGCGAGACCAGATCACGCGATCTATCCGGTGAATATGGGGCATGTTCGATCATTTACTCACAACGTCATTAATGATACGACCATGCATCTGATCTTTGGACTTGGTACGCAACTTCATCATGTGTGGAAAAATTACGCCAACGGCTCTGGTGCCTGGAACCATCAGACCATTGACAACTCCAGTACCACGACGGACGAAGAGTGGTATCCGATTTCTACGGTTCGCGGCGGAGAGCTCTTTGTGTTCTATATAAAGAAGACGTCTAGTAGCGATGCAAGCGGTATGGTATACTATAAAAAATGGAATCAGTCATCGCGTACCTGGACGGCACCCGTCCTGGTCTCCACCAACACCGCCAACCAGTCCAACCGCGACCCCAATACGACATTCCATGTCCCGGCCAATTCTCCTTACATTCCGGTCTATTGGCGAACCGGCACGGGGCCGTTTAATATCTACTTCTCCAAGATTGTAGTCGGTACGAGTTCGCCTACCCAATACACACTGACCATGTCCAGGACTCCGACTGCGGGCGGCACTATCCTGCCAACCAGTGGAACCAGCCAGCATTCTGCGGGCTCGGTAGTCAACATTTCGGCCACGCCAGCCTCGGGTTACGCTTTCAGTTCCTGGACAGGCGGCGTGACGAATCCGACTGCACTATCGACAACAGTATTGATGAACAGCAACAAGAGTGTGGTTGCGAATTTTGTCGCGAGCCCGACCCCGGTCATTACCTGTCCATCGGGAACAGTCAACCTGACATCCTGCTTCCCGGCCACACTGCAGATCTCGTTGCCGATCTCCAATCAGACGCAGGTCACTGTGCCTGGAGCATCCTGGTCGGCGAATCAATTGTCATTTGCTGCGGATACATCCGGGCTCTACTCATATCGCGTCACTGCAACTAATGCGAACGGCTCAACAGTTTGTCAGGTATCGATCCGGGTCACGATCGGGGCGGCCACTGATTTCTATCTGACCGATGATGATATATCAGTCTCAAATCCCGGAGCTGTGCCCGGAAATACGGTCACGTTATCTGCGGTGATACACAGCGATCCACGCTCTCGGCCAGCGACGAATCTGGTCGTCCGGTTCTATAATGGCGACCCCCTCCTGGGTGGCGCTCGCATAGGTTCGGACCAGACCATTGCATCGATCAACGGTGGCCAATCGAGAACAGTCTCCGTTCAGTATGTTCTTCAGGCACCGGTACCTCGGACGATATTTGTGGTCATTGACCCCAACGTCGTCAAGCCCGAGTGCTCAAAGAGCAATAACATCGGCGAACTGACCATAGTCGGCAGTCCGGTGACTGCCTGGATCCACGGAAGTGTGTCCGCCGGGTCAAACGCGATGCACGGCGTCACTGTCAATCTCTTCACTGACGAAGGCGACCTATTTCAATCGGCCACAACAGATCTCTTCGGTGATTACTACCTGGATGAGATACCGAACGGAGGTTATGTAGTAGAAGTGAACCTGCCGCTTGGCTATGGGTCGGTCTCTCCCGCTGCGGTCCCGGTCGCGCTTTCCGGTGATGGTGTGGTGGTCAATTTTGAATTGAGCGATGCAACGAATGGCGCGATCGCTGACTTCTGGTGGTGGAAACGCCAGATCGTCGCCATGCGAGACGGTGCGCCGGTCGAGAGCGACATGACGCGGGCTGATATCGATCAGCTTGGAGCCACGATCTACGAACACTTTTATGCGCGGACGGATGGTTTCGCCATTCGTATCGATGGTGCGACCAATGCCGGTGGAACAACCCGAGCTCTGACGTTTCTGGATATCGCCAGCCTGTGGATCGATGATCCAAGCATAAGCATCGCCGACCGAACCAGAATGCATCTGTTGGCCTGCCTGCTCAATGTGGCTTCGTCTCGACTCAGTTTGCGCAGAGTGGTCACCTCCGATGGTGCCACTGCCAGTCAGGCGATTACGTTCATTGCGAACCGGTTCATGGCCGGCGACACAACAGATGTTACACTTTGGTCAAACTTGTCGCGCATCAATGCCAGGACACTGATTGCCTCAGGGGTCATACCGCTCTCCACGGCCAATATCATGTATAAGCCGGAGAACAATGAGGACGGCGAAACCTTGCCGAACGGATATTCACTTTCTCAGAATTATCCAAATCCGTTCAACCCGACTACCACGATAGAATATGCGCTTGCAGCGCAGGCAACGGTTCAAATCCACATCTACAATGTGGCCGGTCAACGGGTACGCACGCTGGTAGATAAGGATCAGTCGGCGGGAGTTCACCGGATCATATGGGATGGCACCGATGACAACGGGAATCCGGTTGGGTCGGGAATCTACTTCTCGAGATTGACAGCCGACAACCACACGTACACAAGGAAGATGACATTGTTGAAATAA
- a CDS encoding DUF3185 domain-containing protein: MNVLTIVGACLTVVGIVGIVYGGITYTSAKDVVDLGPLHVEVDQQRRIPITPLAGAVVLLFGAILMFVGKRHLARGKIV, from the coding sequence ATGAATGTTCTCACCATTGTGGGGGCGTGTCTTACTGTCGTCGGCATTGTGGGAATCGTCTATGGAGGCATCACCTATACATCGGCGAAAGATGTCGTTGACCTGGGGCCGCTGCACGTCGAGGTAGACCAGCAGCGTCGGATCCCAATCACCCCTCTTGCGGGTGCCGTAGTCCTGTTGTTCGGTGCAATACTCATGTTTGTCGGAAAGCGCCATCTGGCCAGAGGAAAAATTGTATGA
- a CDS encoding lmo0937 family membrane protein, with protein sequence MLWTIAVILLLLWALGLVSGYMLGGFIHILIVIAIVAVLLRIISGKRVI encoded by the coding sequence ATGCTTTGGACAATCGCTGTCATTCTACTGCTACTCTGGGCCTTGGGCCTGGTCTCCGGGTACATGCTTGGCGGATTCATTCACATCCTGATCGTTATCGCTATCGTCGCGGTGTTGTTGCGGATCATCTCGGGCAAACGGGTGATCTAA
- a CDS encoding CoA-binding protein, whose amino-acid sequence MTRAKAHARVAVLGASPKEDRYSFKAVKMLKEYGHQPVPVHPAGHVVDGDVSKKSLDEITEPVDTLTMYVGPDISDKELDKILKLKPRRVIFNPGAENDALASKLEAAGIEVVMACTLVMLRSDQF is encoded by the coding sequence ATGACCAGAGCGAAAGCGCATGCCCGGGTAGCGGTGCTCGGCGCCTCCCCCAAGGAAGACCGCTATTCCTTTAAAGCGGTCAAGATGCTCAAAGAATACGGTCATCAACCGGTCCCGGTTCATCCGGCTGGCCATGTCGTTGATGGCGATGTTTCCAAGAAGTCGCTGGATGAGATCACGGAGCCGGTGGATACCCTGACGATGTATGTCGGGCCGGATATCTCAGATAAAGAACTGGATAAGATCCTGAAGCTGAAACCGCGGCGGGTGATCTTTAATCCGGGGGCTGAGAACGATGCGCTGGCCTCGAAACTGGAAGCTGCCGGGATCGAAGTTGTGATGGCGTGCACACTGGTGATGCTTCGGTCTGACCAGTTCTGA
- a CDS encoding deoxyribonuclease IV, giving the protein MLLGAHESNAGGAFNAIYRGQKATCDTIQMFNKANSQWRAKPIEQDELDKFFKAIEETKITVACSHASYLINLASPDKDLNLKSYESFKLEMERCAMLKIPNLVVHPGSHVGSGEQEGMDRIIANLNKLFAELKDNTVTVCLEATAGQGSNLGYTFEQLAYMIAGVKEKSHIGVCVDTCHIFSAGYPITDPADYKATMKKFEETVGLDRLRVMHLNDSKKELGEKKDRHEHIGEGKIGIEAFRNILNDKKLAKIPMVLETPKEEDLEEDIKNLALLRSLIKK; this is encoded by the coding sequence ATGCTCCTTGGCGCACATGAATCCAATGCCGGCGGCGCGTTTAACGCCATCTACCGCGGTCAAAAGGCAACCTGCGATACCATCCAGATGTTCAACAAAGCGAACAGTCAGTGGCGCGCCAAACCGATCGAGCAGGACGAGCTGGATAAGTTCTTCAAGGCGATCGAGGAGACCAAGATCACGGTGGCCTGTTCGCATGCCAGTTACTTGATCAATCTCGCCTCTCCCGACAAGGATCTGAATCTCAAATCTTACGAGTCATTTAAGCTTGAGATGGAACGTTGTGCGATGCTCAAGATCCCCAATCTGGTTGTTCACCCCGGCTCGCATGTCGGCTCCGGTGAACAGGAAGGGATGGACCGGATCATTGCCAACCTGAACAAGCTGTTCGCGGAGTTAAAAGACAACACGGTGACAGTCTGTCTTGAGGCGACCGCCGGGCAGGGGTCGAACCTCGGCTATACGTTTGAACAGCTCGCCTATATGATTGCAGGGGTGAAGGAGAAGTCCCACATTGGTGTTTGTGTCGACACCTGCCATATTTTTTCGGCTGGCTATCCGATCACCGATCCAGCCGACTATAAGGCGACCATGAAGAAGTTTGAAGAGACAGTCGGGCTCGACCGCCTTCGCGTCATGCATCTCAATGACAGCAAGAAGGAGCTTGGAGAAAAGAAAGACCGGCACGAGCATATTGGGGAAGGGAAGATCGGGATCGAAGCATTCCGGAATATTCTAAATGACAAAAAGCTGGCGAAGATCCCGATGGTGCTCGAGACCCCCAAAGAGGAGGATCTCGAGGAAGATATCAAAAATCTGGCGTTACTTCGTAGTCTGATCAAAAAATAG
- a CDS encoding aldehyde dehydrogenase family protein → MSQNFGMFLGGEWKTSPDSITVKYPWDNSVVGQVAKATSADFSCAIELADSAFAETRELPVYRREAVCRKIANLLEQRAEEFAQMMTKELGKAIKESRVEVSRAIALLRTSAEEAKRIGGEIIDLDWIPGSEGRFGLARRFPRGVIAGITPFNFPLNLVAHKIGPAIASGNAIVLKPASKTPIIALMLAELIAQTDYPKGAISILPGSAADAAPLLTDPRVKLITFTGSAEIGWWIKANSGQKPVVLELGGNAGVIIAEDADLDYATTRLLFGAFGVAGQSCISVQRIFVQDSIREKFVSMFLAKIANLKVGDPTDPSTDIGTLVDTQAVARTTEWIEQAVKAGAKLLCGGKAEGLQLQPTLLSNVRPEMEVCRNELFAPVAVVNGYREFSDAVAMVNDSAFGLQAGLFTNRMNDIMYGFKRIETGGVIINDVPTYRVDHMPYGGVKGSGIGREGVRYAIEDMTEPKFLALNPR, encoded by the coding sequence ATGTCTCAAAACTTTGGCATGTTTCTCGGCGGCGAATGGAAAACCTCACCCGACAGTATTACTGTCAAGTATCCATGGGATAATTCTGTAGTTGGTCAGGTGGCCAAAGCAACGTCCGCTGATTTCAGCTGCGCCATAGAACTCGCTGATTCTGCCTTTGCGGAGACTCGCGAACTCCCGGTCTATCGCCGCGAAGCTGTCTGCCGCAAGATAGCCAATCTGCTCGAACAGCGGGCCGAAGAGTTCGCCCAGATGATGACTAAGGAACTGGGTAAAGCGATCAAGGAGTCGCGGGTTGAGGTCAGTCGCGCGATTGCCCTCTTACGAACTTCGGCCGAGGAAGCGAAGCGGATCGGTGGAGAGATCATTGATCTCGACTGGATCCCCGGTTCTGAGGGACGATTTGGTCTGGCCCGACGATTCCCGCGCGGTGTTATTGCCGGGATCACGCCGTTCAATTTCCCGCTCAATCTGGTGGCTCATAAGATCGGACCGGCGATCGCGTCCGGAAACGCGATAGTCCTCAAGCCAGCTTCCAAGACTCCGATCATTGCGCTCATGTTGGCTGAGTTGATCGCGCAGACTGACTACCCCAAGGGGGCGATATCGATACTTCCCGGCTCGGCGGCCGATGCCGCACCATTGCTCACCGATCCCAGAGTCAAGCTGATCACGTTCACCGGCTCGGCCGAGATCGGTTGGTGGATCAAAGCTAATTCCGGCCAGAAACCGGTAGTGCTCGAACTGGGTGGGAATGCCGGAGTGATCATTGCCGAGGATGCCGATCTCGATTACGCCACCACCCGACTCCTCTTCGGCGCGTTTGGAGTAGCGGGGCAATCCTGTATCTCTGTGCAGAGAATATTCGTGCAGGATTCGATCCGCGAAAAGTTTGTCTCGATGTTCCTGGCAAAGATCGCCAATCTCAAAGTAGGCGACCCAACGGACCCAAGCACAGATATCGGTACCCTGGTTGACACTCAGGCCGTGGCGCGTACAACAGAGTGGATCGAGCAGGCAGTCAAAGCCGGCGCAAAGCTGCTCTGCGGCGGAAAGGCCGAGGGCCTGCAGCTACAACCGACCCTGCTCTCTAATGTCAGACCCGAAATGGAAGTCTGCCGGAATGAGCTCTTCGCCCCGGTGGCGGTGGTGAACGGCTACCGTGAATTTTCAGACGCGGTCGCCATGGTCAATGATTCCGCGTTCGGCCTGCAGGCCGGACTCTTCACCAATCGCATGAACGACATCATGTATGGATTCAAACGGATCGAGACCGGCGGCGTGATAATTAATGATGTACCGACTTACCGCGTCGACCATATGCCGTATGGCGGGGTCAAGGGTTCCGGGATCGGGCGCGAAGGGGTTCGGTACGCGATCGAGGATATGACCGAGCCAAAATTCCTTGCGCTTAATCCCCGGTGA
- a CDS encoding prepilin-type N-terminal cleavage/methylation domain-containing protein, whose product MKRIDLKSNRGISILEVLIAMVVLSLSLLLLLNMAMVALDGNDWSNKTSLATQLLQEKLEQLRVDPDPASGVDTASGVTRTWTVSTVASHLRRVDVGVTWEDVRQKTKTNTMTAYIKTEAE is encoded by the coding sequence ATGAAACGAATAGACCTGAAATCCAATCGCGGCATCTCCATCCTTGAAGTGCTCATTGCCATGGTGGTGCTCAGTTTATCCCTGCTCTTGCTGTTGAACATGGCGATGGTCGCCCTCGACGGCAACGACTGGTCGAACAAAACTTCGCTGGCCACCCAGCTTCTCCAGGAAAAACTGGAGCAGCTCCGTGTTGATCCTGATCCGGCCAGCGGAGTGGATACGGCCTCTGGTGTCACGCGCACCTGGACCGTCAGCACTGTCGCCTCGCATCTGCGTCGCGTTGATGTTGGCGTCACCTGGGAAGACGTCCGCCAGAAAACCAAGACA